The nucleotide window ttaatctaaaACATTATATAGAACACACAACAAATGGaatattatgcatatatattgtcttggatattattatgtttaaaataaaagagaCACTTATTGTGgcaaaatgtatattatatcataatttgGTCATtagccatttttttttatttcgtcTCTTTTTCAcaatgtataaaataaataaataaatatatatatacaaatgaATGATTTAATTTGTGtgcttttttttattactttctctttttcttttttatattaaaatttttattattttttttttccatataaATGAACTATATAAAAAGCACCTATTAGGAATGTacgttatttttatttttttttataattcatatattagTGAAAGTTCAGGactgttataaaaaaaaaaaaaaaaaaaaaaaaaataatacatgtAGAGAAGggatttataaaaattatcgGGAaacggaaaaaaaaaaatgtaaatttttatagtttattaattaaaataaggaataaaaaaaaaataaatagcgGAAAGCATTGTATATGAAGTATGTACATTTAAAATGTATTTTAGTTCAGATTTATGCCGaagaaaaaattttaattttagtaaacccttttaaatttattcaaaagtatataatacataacatatatatataaggaTCAATTCATACATGCTTGCACATATATAgtacaatatatatacagtCAGCtcgcatatatatatatatatatatattatatatataatatatattatgtatatattacatatattatatatattatgtatattatgtatatatatatatatataatttaggcGTAAGGGCATAGacttttaattatataaatatcgttttccatttatatatctgtttatatatatactacatGGATTTAATGATACAGAAGATATTTTCGTGAgttgtaataaataaatgtacaaaattctttttttcttttatatatatataatttttttatttattgacaaaatattaattacatggtacacatatttatttaagtatgccttttaatttttcacaAAAAGATCGTTTCTGTACgtttttttaactttataTACACAGACGTcaatgcatatacatatatatatatatacattgatacattttaaataattcctaaaaataaaaaaataaaaaatatttttttagtttatattaatatcttTTGATGAATATCAAAGTATGTGATATACATTGTATGCATAATATGTGGTAATTTTTCTGTTCATTTTTGAGcataagaaaaatataaatttatatttttcttttttgcaattttattatatttttcctaCCTATTTGAATATcatatatgtgcatatttatatgtttaagACAATAATTATGTGGAGTTATATTTTTCGTTTTGTTTCCATTTAATCATGCAATTAGCtcatttataaaatgtgTTTTAAATTGCGAatgtttattaaaattagtGTTTATTCaattgcatatataattttttttttttaaatacaaaaagcAATATTTTTCAGATTTTACAGTTTGAATACAAATTCATCCAATTAATTTCACTCCACATTTTCCATTTggtttcatatatatatacacacatttttaattatcattttattgtttttatttttacaaaactATTTGAATATTAACATTAGTAGTTTCCTCCTAtagtttttttattctttatcATTACTATtgctattactattattattattattactattattattatttttttttttttttttctatttttgaACTTGTTTTATACGTTTTACGATCCACATTGTTTATTTGTGATTTCTACACGCAGTTGTTTTCTGCACCtactatatattattgaacaTATGATTCAtatgtttgtttttttttttatatttttttattgctAATTCAaaatttcttattttttaatttttttttttttttttttgtaaagtGCTCATAAATGCATACGGTTTACAAAAGTGAGAGTTTGATTGAGTGTAGCAATTTTTTATTGTGCAGTAAAGATGAAATTGATGAGTATTTGGagttaaatgaaataaaaaatgataatgaagaaacatatataaattataatatagaaTGTGCACTGAACAAACATGTGCATGATAAAAAGGATGAAACAAAGAACCgaagaaatataataataaatgataatgtaacagaaaataaaaaacatgaaTATGGTGTATCAGATCCTGTATCTCTAGATTATCCAACAGAagaagatttaaaaaaagggaATGATGTTgtagaattattaaaaagttataatttatttgaaacTGAACAagcattaaaaaaaagagaaaaagtATTAggtatgataaataaattatttcatGAATTTGTAATTGAGTTATCTATAAATCAAGGAATAAATGAAGAAGAAgcaaaagaaatatatggaAATTTATATACCTTTGGTTCTTATAGATTAGGAGTAATAACACCAAATAGTGATATagattgtatatttttagcACCCCAAAATATAACAagagaaatattttttaatgaattttatttaaaattacaaCAAGAtagaaatgtaaaaaaattacaagcATTACCAGAAACATATACACCTATTATTCAATTTATGTATGATGATGTAGATATAGATTTATTATTGGCAACATTACCATATAGGACCTTAAAAGATTGTTGTTATACATTAGATAATGATTATATACTAAAAAATTTAGATGAAGTAACTGTAAGATCTTTAAATGGTATACGGGTTGCTgatttaatattaaactCGGTACCAAATAAAGATAATTTTAGAAACACACTtagatttataaaattatgggCAAAAAGAAGAGGAATTTATAGTAATATATTAGGTTTTTTAGGAGGTATTTCATGGGCATTATTGACAGCTAAGATTTGTCAAATTTAtccaaattataatattagtcaattaatttgtaaattttttagAGTTTATTCTATATGGAATTGGAAATATCCTGTTCttatacaaaatattaaaaaatataatattgaaggattaaaaaattttactaTATGGGATCcagaaaaaaatgttaaagaTAAATTGCATATTATGCCAATTATTACCCCCGCTTTTCCTTGTATGAATTCAACACATAATGTTACATATTGTACTAGAAGTATTTTAATTGAAGAATTTAAACGTGCACATtctattattaattatatggaTTCAAATCCAGATGCAGATATTAGTCAAGTTATGGAACATGTGAATAATTTGATGAGTCATGGAAATgctattaatattaataatgtagGAAAATCTGgagataatgaaaatgttaatatacataataataatagcagTATATGGTCATGTATTATTGAACCttttgatttatttaaaacatataaacattttttacaCATTCAAATTATGGGTACTAATGAgcttatatataatttatggaAAGGTTGGATAGAAAGTAAAATTAGGTTACTCTTTAAAAAGTTAGAAACAATTAATGAACTAAAAATTCGACCATTCCCTAAATTTTATACTTATAAAAAagacaaattttattattgctcttctttttttattgcccttatatttttttttaaaaacccTTATGACAATACTTTTAACTTGTCATATGCAATCAGAGATTTTATAGATATTGTTCTAAACTGGccacaaaaaaacaaatatacaaattcatttaaaattaatattagcTACCAAAAAGTATCTCAGGTCTTGGACTTCTTGTCAAGTGTTTCAAATGAttcaaaagaaaataatggaGATAACTAAAAAGCGAGCAAATTCGCAAAATTAGCAAAGTTAGCAAAGTTAGCAAAATTAGCAAAATTAgcaaaattaacaaaaattgTTTTAGGGAAATAACTGAGGAATGGTTATTTTTATGTGCAAACAAGAtgttttgttatattttttttattttaaaaacattttttttattcattctAATAATGAGGAATGAGCGGGAATATAtaattacttttttttttaaaacacaTTTTAAATCCCcaccatatatatatatatatgataggCTAACAAAAGCCATATATgcttattcatatatattttttttcctatttaaatctgatttttttaatttacattatattttataaaataaatagtaataaatttttcattaGTTTGTTCTAATGCaactataaataaaaaaaactaaataaaacatgaaaaaaaaatataaataaaatatattcccCCAAATTGGCACAAACATGTATACATTGTCCAGTATCTGGGCTGTTTTTTACTTTTGGTTTAAAATGCGAAGAGAAAGGGAACATGAAATTCACTTTCTATcccttttcatatatttatttatccatgttacctattttattataatttatttttaaacaatTTGATTAATAGAAGAAGCTGttgtctttttttaaaaaaattctcATTGCTCTTATCttcatcttcttcttcttcttcttcttcatcttttccatttttGCACAATTATATGCAAAATTTgtgctcatttttttttataaatcaCGTTCCTTTCTTAGCATTAGTCATATCGCTTGAAAATTTGTGATGATTGAAATATGATTGCCTTAATACCTCGGGGTTATTGTGTAAAGTTGGGTACAAATATTCAGTTTGTAAAAGTAAATTTGGGACGAATTCATACTTTTCCATTATAtgatataaagaaaaatttgTAAATCGTTTTAGTCTATCCTCCTTTTTTTCTGGCAATAATGGCATTGCTTTTTTGTtgcttaattttttaaaccAGTGACATAAATTTCCGTaatcttttatatttatcttccccatttttttttatttattttgtttttgtaAAAAACAAAGATACTTTGTTTATTGTAAAAAGATATACACTCTTatatactaatatatatattatgcatattgttcttttaaataatttgtatatatttgttaatatatataatttattacaaggaaattttattttccaaggatttatatataatatatcatagaatatatttatttcaaaatattgtttatacTTTATTATGAATTGTGCAAAAATAAGTGTAAAATATTTCTCAGTATTTTAATTATTCGAATTTTATGAATAGCGTATTTATTTGCTTGCGCTAATATCCTGAATGTTACAagttattttaaataattattagcAGAATtcttttgtaaaaaaaactAAACAAACGCGCACATGCGTGTAAGAGATGgtgtatttttaatatgttaaaaaatgtataataaaatagcaATTCAATTCTAggttaaattaaaaaattattaactcCAAAGTaagataaattataatatatgacATTTTACCATCTGAATAgcaaaaaaagaaatgttttttttttgtcacaaacattaaaaaaataaaacaaaagatagtaattaattatataggtTATAATATACACAATGAATTCCATATTTATGGGAGTAGAGAacaaaatgtatattattttgaaatGTGACAGCATATTTTCCCCCTGTTATTTATAAGGAATAATGAAAAGTTGCAATCTTTTGTGTATTTATCATTGCATATATACGGAAGGTGATATTTTtcttatgataaatatttgGCATATTGCGACATGGCCTAATAtccttaatattttaattcaaaGGAATAAATAGcttcaaaatattataaatcaatatattattttccgTAAGCATATATACCAATGGGAGatatattgtttattatatgaagatggctaaaagaaaaaaagacaaaatttacatttagcattgtaaataataaaaaattctgACTGTTCATAAGAAAATTAgctttgaaaaaaaaaaaatatgaacattcATAACAATATTGCTATATAAATAAagctttttaaaaaaatatagacacATGTGAAAAATTTTCTGATCGTTCATAATAAAACTGGTTCCCTCATTAGATCTTtcgaaaaatattatgtattaaaatgaaaaatattctGAACagtaattaaaatatatcttaattatataaaaattataaaaaaaaaaaaaaaaaacagcgATGTTGTAATAATGGTTTGGTCAAAATATTTGTTctctatttattttaaataagaAATTATTTAACTTAGAAAACAAATACTCTgtttatatatgcaatatttaaaagtaaagaatatttttattaggttgTATTTCAATAGACAAAATTGATCTTAAAAGAATGCAAATTTGTGTgtaatatgtaaaaatatcatgaacatataaaacataacaagtatatgtatatatattgcatatcATGGATGTTTAAAATGTTTAttcataataaataaaaaaaacactaattttttttattttattttttttattttattttttttattctataACTAATTTTTcctattaatattattattttatttttttcatataattattattttactaaAGTAACCAATAGCCCAttgattataaaaaacaCCAACGTCTGTTTCCAAgataatgaaataatttaCTTGTTTAATAATGAgcgaaattaaaaaaacaagcGACAATGCTGAAAATGAGACAAATGATGTCGAAGAGAAATCTAAGGATGTATTAgatgaaaaattaaacaaGAAATTAAATGGAGAAttagaatataaattaaaagacAATTTAATTGGCAAAATGGAGAATGTGATTAACGATGTAATGGTCAAAGAttcaaattttaataatgaaataaaaaaaaagtcgCTTTCACATGAACTgcattttgataaaatagaCAAAGATAGTCACATTTTGTTAAAGAGTAATTCTGAAGACGTATTAGAGttaattacaaaaaatgaaaaaaatccACAATATACAAATTATGCAAGTAGTAAATTGTTGTTAAAAGATAATGATGCACcagcaaatataaatattacaaGTAGGACAGATACATCAACTTCAAAAGATACCCATAATGAATTAGAAACATACGggaattttttcaatatatcTGAAGAAGCTAAACATGAATTATCAGAacatgtaaaaaaattaattaaagataataatgaaCCAGATAATTATGCAAACGAGGTAAAACAAAATGATTATGACAGTGATGAAAGCAGCaattataaaagaaaaaaaagaaaaaagaaaaagaacgGATTAAGAAgtaaaatcaaaaaaaataaattaagaaccaataatgaaattaatGGAAACGATAGTTTTAAAAAACTAAAAACATTATATAAAGGAGCCCAAGATGCAACGGCTAATTATATAACAAAAATCTTCAGCAGCAAAGtttatattgaaaaaaatataataaaatatgatgataTATTGTCTAAACATAgtgataatattataaatcattttaacatttttgaaGAAACTAAAGATGAAGAAGAAATATCCACCTCCGATACAATAGGTTCAAattcatttaataaaatgagaaaaatatacatttagACAATAAATGCATTGAGTTTCTTTCTTTTAGTGAACTCATAaaactgtttttttttttttttttgcgattataaaatatttgtatatatatcatgCCCATTATCATTCACCTCTTTTTCTAAATTTCAGAAAATGGTATCCTGGATAATATATGTGAATATTTTGCATATCTGATGGCTTTATCACTAAAAAGTTAAAGAATATATACACTCGAATCGCTtacttttaaataattaccaattttatatgaaaacaggcgtatatatgtttagttcctttttctattttttgtatttaaataaattgatatttttattgttctaatttttgattatataataaattgatTTATGAATCATTATACACTATTGTAAATTCATATACCTTGtattttacataattttgtttgtgattttttttcttttatgcTTAGTTCAAAAGCTTTATTTTCAAGCTATggtgattattttttttcgtgTCTATATTTGTTCACTTTTATAGTTCCCGGTTTTTGTGGCCTACCATTCTTAAATTTACACAcattttgtattatatatgctTTATCTTAAATTGCTTAATCATATcgttttaaaattaataagcatatgtatatgtcTACAATTTCGTTTTTTCCATGTCATTAATTTATTGTTATTCTGTGTAGTAGCTAATTTTGTTCGtaagaatattttttatgcattattatatgaaaaaaaactaaaGAAAAATAGAGGCAAAACTAAAGAAAAATAGAGgcaaaattaaagaaaaatagaggcaaaattaaagaaaaatagaggcaaaattaaagaaaaatagaggaaaaattaaagaaaaatagagacaaaattaaagaaaaatagtttttaactctatttaaaaatgtacTTGCCAAATGGTAAATAGatcttatttattattttccattCTTCGATATAAAATGAGTTAGTAACACaaatttggaaaaaattgtttaatTGTGGATGAAAATGTTTTTACGGTGTGtgcataaattaaaaataaaatgataggTATAATGTGGGAGAAACATccataaatatgataaaaatataatgtgtTAAGggtaaatgaaatattataataaatatattttaatttaatcaacaaaaatataatgaacaAATAAGGAATATATGATTGAATGACATTGCCAATGTAGCTGGTAAAAATAACTACTAATTtaaatagtaatatatatgtgttaATTGCattgaaaatattaagtattaaaaaaaaaattaattaaaaaaatattattttacattGTGTAACTGTCCCACAAAAacaaaacatattttttatatttttatatagaagaaaaaaaaaagataggTCATACGTAAGATTTCATTATAAGTATCTTATTATTAAGGATAGTGgttaaatttaaaacatgATTTATATAAGACATTTTAATTTCTTCTATTAATTGAATATCAAAATTGTTTAATATACTATATGTTGTTTGATGTTTGTagttatttaatatatttatgtaatttttaaaattttgattTAGCTGAGttagtaaataaatatttttagtaattaaattttttatgttcaaattattttcagttgatatatatttttttcctaaATTATAAATAGATTGAATTATTAAAGTGAAAATCGTAATATTCTGAATAagataattaaattttttgaatagacatgataaatttataatttgatatgTTTTGTCATTAGACAAAAGTTGCTcgaaaattttaatatcattaaataaatgtaaatatatagaattatataaaaattgtattttattaatatatttctttatatcaccattttctaatatatttatatacatgcTTATATTTAATAGTAAACATTTATAGAATAGTATGGCacttgtattatatatatcactaTGATAGGCTGTTTCCAttaattcataatttttaaaaaaatatgttccTAATTTTTctctaaaattattaaacTCTATTGATGTTTCTAAACAGCATTTGACATTATCATCATCTAAAAAGAAATCACCATAACAGAAATCAGCATCATTCCAATTTTGGATaatagaatttttatttgatgtAAAATTTTCTGTTATATTAGAATGGAATTTATTTTCTGAATTTTGTACAGGATCTGTTAATTCATAGTaatgaataatatatacgagatataaaaaagcggtttttgttttttgaattgctttattttttttattattatcaaaagaatagtaataaaatgCTTTGTgaaatatgtacataattGTGTTTAAAATTGTTGAATTTAGATACAAATTTTGAAGAggataattaaataattcatttaAACATGTAGTAAAAGGGGATACAgatgaataatttttttttgagtaatcttcattttttccaaaatatttttcatgattttttgtattattaaaaataaatttgtttttataatttgaattttctttatcaaatgtaatatatgtattattagaaataaaaaaattaatatcatTATGAACAGTATCATAATTGGcttttttttgtattgtCTCAAAAGGAATATCCATCAAACTATGATTATCATCTTTTTCTTTACTAACAGTATTTGAGTTAACAATTATATTCTTAAAATTTGCTGAATTTGTTGAATTTGTTGAATCTGTTGAATTTGTTGAATTTGCTgaatttgttaaattttGTTCGTGgctagttatatatatactaccCTTCATgctataaaaattatgtaaaataatCATTGGGTATATAGTTTTGATAtcttttatcatatatacattatttgcttctaaattatttaaaatttttatttcttttaaaaaatttaattcatttaattGGGCTGTTAATGATTCATGTAAAATTTGgttgtaaaaaaatgtatcataatttttataaacagttaataaaaaagacgggatattatatttaattaaaattgcttgattatc belongs to Plasmodium yoelii strain 17X genome assembly, chromosome: 11 and includes:
- a CDS encoding poly(A) polymerase PAP, putative, giving the protein MHTVYKSESLIECSNFLLCSKDEIDEYLELNEIKNDNEETYINYNIECALNKHVHDKKDETKNRRNIIINDNVTENKKHEYGVSDPVSLDYPTEEDLKKGNDVVELLKSYNLFETEQALKKREKVLGMINKLFHEFVIELSINQGINEEEAKEIYGNLYTFGSYRLGVITPNSDIDCIFLAPQNITREIFFNEFYLKLQQDRNVKKLQALPETYTPIIQFMYDDVDIDLLLATLPYRTLKDCCYTLDNDYILKNLDEVTVRSLNGIRVADLILNSVPNKDNFRNTLRFIKLWAKRRGIYSNILGFLGGISWALLTAKICQIYPNYNISQLICKFFRVYSIWNWKYPVLIQNIKKYNIEGLKNFTIWDPEKNVKDKLHIMPIITPAFPCMNSTHNVTYCTRSILIEEFKRAHSIINYMDSNPDADISQVMEHVNNLMSHGNAININNVGKSGDNENVNIHNNNSSIWSCIIEPFDLFKTYKHFLHIQIMGTNELIYNLWKGWIESKIRLLFKKLETINELKIRPFPKFYTYKKDKFYYCSSFFIALIFFFKNPYDNTFNLSYAIRDFIDIVLNWPQKNKYTNSFKINISYQKVSQVLDFLSSVSNDSKENNGDN